The stretch of DNA CTCACCGCGCCGCAAGGCCCGCACGGCCTGGGCGTGAACGAAGCCAACATCCACGACCGCGTGCCGGTGGAGTTCGACGGCGCCCGCTTCGACCTCAAACACGGCGATGTCGTCATCGCCGCCATCACCTCGTGTACCAACACCAGCAACCCCAGCGTGATGATCGGGGCCGGGCTGCTGGCCAAGAAGGCCGTGGGCCGCGGTCTCAGCATCAAGCCCTGGGTGAAGACCAGCCTGGCCCCCGGCTCCAAGGTCGTCCAGCGCTATCTCGAAGCCGCCAACCTGCTACCCTATCTCGAGGCGCTTCGCTTCCACATCGTCGGCTTCGGCTGCACCACCTGCATTGGCAACAGCGGCCCCCTGCCCGACGCCATCCATCATGCCGTGCGCCAGGGGCATCTGGTGGCGGCGGCGGTGCTTTCGGGCAACCGCAACTTCGAGGGTCGCGTCAGCCCGGATTGCCGCGCCAACTATCTGGCCTCGCCGCCGCTGGTGGTGGCCTACGCCCTGGCCGGGACGGTGGACATCGATTTCGAGGCCGAACCGCTGGGCCACGACCCCAACGGCAATCCCATCTTCCTCAGGGACATCTGGCCCAGCCCGGAGGAGATCCAGGCCGAGATCCGCCGCTCGCTGCGCCCGGAGATGTACGAACAAGAGTACGCCAACGTCTTCGACGGCAACGAAGCCTGGAACCAGGTGGCCGTGCCGGAGGGCGACCGTTTTGCCTGGGACGCGACCAGCACCTATATCAAAGAGCCGCCTTTCTTCCAGAACCTGACCGCCGCCGTCCCGCCGGTGCAGCCCATCGCCGGCGCCCGCGTCCTCGCCTACCTGAGCGATTCGATCACCACCGACCACATCTCCCCGGCCGGCGGCATCGCCCCCGATAGCCCCGCCGCCCACTATCTGCTGGCGCACGGCGTGCCCAAACACGATTGGAACCAGTACGGCGCCCGCCGCGGCAACCACGAGGTGATGATGCGGGGGACCTTCGCCAACATCCGCATCCGCAACCGCCTGGTTCCGGGCGTCGAGGGTGGCTACACCGCCTACCTGGGCGCGAACGGCGGCCAGGGCGAGCCGATGAGCATCTACGACGCGGCCATGAAGTACGGCGAGCAGGGCGTGCCGCTGATCATCCTGGCCGGGAAGGAATATGGCAGCGGGTCGAGCCGCGATTGGGCGGCCAAAGGCCCGCAGTTACAGGGTGTGCGGGCGGTGATCGCCGAGAGCTACGAACGCATCCACCGCTCGAACCTGGTGGGGATGGGCATCCTGCCGCTGCAATTCCTGCCCGGCGAGACGGCGCCATCGCTCGGCCTGAGCGGTTTCGAGCACTACGACATCCTCGGCCTGGACGACGCCATGCAGCCGGGGCAGGTGTACACCGTGCGGGCCGCATCCGCCGACGGCTCTGTCCTCACGTTCCAGGCCCGCAGCCGCGTGGATACGCCGGTGGAGGTCGAGTATTACAAGAACGGCGGGATTTTGCAGACGGTGTTGCGGCGGATGGCGAAAAGTTGAGGTCAGATAGCCGCAGGTGCGACGCACCCTGATCAGGGTGCGTCGCACCTGCGTGACCCTGCGGGTCATGGCGCCAGCAGATAATCGTAGGCTGCCAGCGCCGCCTTTGCTCCCTCGCCGATGGCGATCAGCACCTGCTCGCCGAAGGCATTGGTGACATCGCCGGCCGCAAACAGGCCCGGACGCGAGCTGCGGCAGCGGTCATCGACCATGACGAAGCCCTCGGCGTCGAGCGCGGCCAGCCCGGCTAGCAGCCCCGATTGCGGCTTCCAGCCCAGTTCGCCGAAAACGCCCGTCACCGGCAGTTCCTCCTGGCGGCCATCAGGCGCAGCCAGGGTGATGCCCTTGACAAAGCCGTTCGTCTCCACCCCGGCCAGGCGGTAGTGCTCCAGGATGGTGACGTTGTCCTGCCCGGCCAGTTTGTGCTTCAGCGGCGATTCGGGCAGGCCAGCGGGCGCGACCAGGAAGACGCGACGGGCGACGGTGGCCAGTTCGGCCGCCGAGCGCAGCGCCAGGTCGCCGTTCCCCACCACTGCCGTGTCTTTGTCCCAGAACAGCGGCGCATGGCTGACCGCCGAGTAGCTGAGGCCGCGGCCCAGGGCTTTGTCTTCGCCGGGGGCGCCCAGGCGGATGGGATCGACGCCCGTGGCCAGGATGACGGCGCGAGCGGCGAAACGCTGGCCGGCGGCGGTGGTCACGGCGAAGGTCTCGCGAGCCGGGCCGAGTACGACCTCCAGTTTGGCAGCTTTGTCCTTCACCTGGGCGAAATCGAGATACTGCAACTGGCTGCGGAACTTGCGCACCACCTCTTCGCCGGTGATGTGCTCGTAACCCTCTAGCCCGGCCACCTGCATACGATAGTTGGCCTTGCCGCCCAGGTCGGGGGCAATGACCAGGATGTCCAGGCGTTTGCGCAAGCAGTAGGCGGCGGCGGCCAGCCCGGCCGGGCCGGCGCCGATGATGATGACATCGTGCATGTCACACCTCCGGTGGTTCGGCGATGAAGCCCTGGCGCATCATCCACTGCGTCATCTGGCGCGAGCGGGCGATGATGTCGCTGGCTTTGCGATAGAGTTCGTCGTAGGGGAGGCTGAAGCGGGCCAATTGCTGTTCCTGCGCCTTCATGCCCACGGCGGCGGCCTCGCGCGGGAACACCTCCCAATCGTCCATCGTCGGCAGGATGTGTTCGTCGTCCAGCCCGCGCTCCACGGCCATGTCGGCCAGGGCCGTGGCGGCGGCGATGCACATCTCGTCGCTGATGGTGCGGGCGCGCACATCCAGCGCCCCGCGGAAGATGCCGGGGAAGCCGAGCGAGTTGTTCACCTGGTTGGGGAAGTCCGAGCGGCCGGTGGCGAAGATGCGCACCCCCGCCGACTTGGCTTCCCACGGCCACATCTCGGGGATGGGGTTGGCCATGGCGAAGACGATGGCTTCAGCGGCCATCTTCTCCACCCATTCCGGTCGCAGCGCGCCCGGCCCCGGCGTGCTGAGGGCGATGCAGACATCCGCCCCTGCCAGCGCCGTCGCCGCATCGCCCACCCGGCCGGCGCCGTTGGTGATGTTGCACAGCCGCCACTTGTCCACGAACTCGGCCTTGCGCCGGGCGATGTCTTCGCGGTCGGGGTGGAGGATGCCCTTGCTATCGACGACGATGCAGTTCCTGGGGTCGAGGCCGGCGGCGAACATCAGCCGGGTGCAGGCCACATTGCTGGCGCCCGCCCCCTGGAAGACGATTTTCACCTCTGTCATCTTCTTGCCCACCAGCCGCAGGGCGTTGATCAGCCCGGCCAGGGCGACGGTGGCCGTGCCCTGTTGGTCGTCGTGCCAGATCGGGATTTCGGCCCGCTGGCGCAGGGTGTCGAGGATGTAGAAGCACTTGGGCTGCGAGATGTCCTCCAGGTTGACGCCGCCGAACACTGGTTGCAACATCAACACCGTCCGGATCAGTTCGTCGGGGTCTTTGGTGTCCAGGCAGATGGGGAAAGCGTCCACCCCGCCCAGATATTTGTACAACAGCGCCTTGCCTTCCATCACGGGGATGGCGGCCTTCGGCCCGATGTCGCCCAGCCCCAGCACCCGCGTCCCATCCGAGACCACGGCCACCATGTTGCCCTTGTTGGTGTGTTCGTAGACTTGTTCGGGGTCGGTCTTGATGGCTTTGCAGGGGGCGGCCACGCCGGGCGTGTACCAGATGGCGAAGTCGTTGATGTCGCGCACGGCGCATTTGAGCGTGGTTTCGATCTTGCCTTTGTAGAACGGGTGGAGCAGCATGGCGTCGGCGGACGGTTTCTGGGCGCGGGCCAACAGGGCCTGCACATCGTCGCCGGATGGGGGCGCCATTGCTGCCTTTTCTGCGACCGTAATCATCGTTTTCTGCCTCCTTTGGCGAAACGTTTGGTTTTGTGATAGCCGTCGACAAACGGCCACCGCAGCAATCGGAATCTAAAACACCTGTAATCCAGCATAGTCCGCTTTCGCCCCGCCCGCTATGATCTGCGTCATGTCCTGCCCAGGAAAGGTGGTGTAGGATGAGGGTGAAGGTCAGCCGGGGGCTGGAAGGT from Caldilineales bacterium encodes:
- the acnA gene encoding aconitate hydratase AcnA encodes the protein MSLQDRFGAKTLFDTGSGQAVIYRLEALSERGIADISRLPYSIKVLLEAALRQCDGFEITEDDVIALARWQPQQAERSEMPFKPGRVIMQDFTGVPGVVDLAGLRDAMAGMGGDPAKVNPLIPVDLVIDHSVQVDNFGSSFALFFNAEREFERNRERYEFLKWGSKAFANFRVVPPATGIVHQVNLEYLAQVVVERGGEGGTQGGGDAGTQGVSASLRPPVSASHPPVVYPDSVVGTDSHTTMINGLGVVGWGVGGIEAEAVMLGQPIYMLTPDVVGFKLSGSLPHGATATDLVLTITQMLRKHGVVGKFVEFYGPGLSHLSLPDRATIANMAPEYGATIGFFPVDDETLRYLAGSGRSEEVVERVARYTQAQGLFRTDDSPDPVYTETLSLDMSTVEPSLAGPKRPQDRVRLADVKTNFRHALTAPQGPHGLGVNEANIHDRVPVEFDGARFDLKHGDVVIAAITSCTNTSNPSVMIGAGLLAKKAVGRGLSIKPWVKTSLAPGSKVVQRYLEAANLLPYLEALRFHIVGFGCTTCIGNSGPLPDAIHHAVRQGHLVAAAVLSGNRNFEGRVSPDCRANYLASPPLVVAYALAGTVDIDFEAEPLGHDPNGNPIFLRDIWPSPEEIQAEIRRSLRPEMYEQEYANVFDGNEAWNQVAVPEGDRFAWDATSTYIKEPPFFQNLTAAVPPVQPIAGARVLAYLSDSITTDHISPAGGIAPDSPAAHYLLAHGVPKHDWNQYGARRGNHEVMMRGTFANIRIRNRLVPGVEGGYTAYLGANGGQGEPMSIYDAAMKYGEQGVPLIILAGKEYGSGSSRDWAAKGPQLQGVRAVIAESYERIHRSNLVGMGILPLQFLPGETAPSLGLSGFEHYDILGLDDAMQPGQVYTVRAASADGSVLTFQARSRVDTPVEVEYYKNGGILQTVLRRMAKS
- a CDS encoding NAD(P)/FAD-dependent oxidoreductase: MHDVIIIGAGPAGLAAAAYCLRKRLDILVIAPDLGGKANYRMQVAGLEGYEHITGEEVVRKFRSQLQYLDFAQVKDKAAKLEVVLGPARETFAVTTAAGQRFAARAVILATGVDPIRLGAPGEDKALGRGLSYSAVSHAPLFWDKDTAVVGNGDLALRSAAELATVARRVFLVAPAGLPESPLKHKLAGQDNVTILEHYRLAGVETNGFVKGITLAAPDGRQEELPVTGVFGELGWKPQSGLLAGLAALDAEGFVMVDDRCRSSRPGLFAAGDVTNAFGEQVLIAIGEGAKAALAAYDYLLAP
- a CDS encoding NADP-dependent malic enzyme, which encodes MITVAEKAAMAPPSGDDVQALLARAQKPSADAMLLHPFYKGKIETTLKCAVRDINDFAIWYTPGVAAPCKAIKTDPEQVYEHTNKGNMVAVVSDGTRVLGLGDIGPKAAIPVMEGKALLYKYLGGVDAFPICLDTKDPDELIRTVLMLQPVFGGVNLEDISQPKCFYILDTLRQRAEIPIWHDDQQGTATVALAGLINALRLVGKKMTEVKIVFQGAGASNVACTRLMFAAGLDPRNCIVVDSKGILHPDREDIARRKAEFVDKWRLCNITNGAGRVGDAATALAGADVCIALSTPGPGALRPEWVEKMAAEAIVFAMANPIPEMWPWEAKSAGVRIFATGRSDFPNQVNNSLGFPGIFRGALDVRARTISDEMCIAAATALADMAVERGLDDEHILPTMDDWEVFPREAAAVGMKAQEQQLARFSLPYDELYRKASDIIARSRQMTQWMMRQGFIAEPPEV